From Bacteroidota bacterium, the proteins below share one genomic window:
- a CDS encoding DUF1569 domain-containing protein has translation MSSNQNLFHPPDFDSILQRIQNLNADAERKWGTMNVHQMVVHCSDPIREVLGIRPTRNLSNLLLRTVGKWMALYGPEWQKGKFPTSPDYDQLKKGTPPTTFESDREQLQRLLEKVRELPLNHPMPAHPAFGKMSRKEWGRLGYRHLDHHLRQFNR, from the coding sequence ATGTCGTCGAATCAAAACCTCTTTCACCCACCCGATTTCGATTCCATCCTGCAGCGAATCCAGAATCTGAATGCAGATGCCGAGCGAAAATGGGGCACTATGAACGTCCACCAAATGGTCGTCCATTGCAGCGACCCGATCCGGGAGGTATTAGGAATTCGACCAACACGCAATCTGAGCAATTTGCTTTTGCGGACCGTCGGAAAATGGATGGCGCTTTACGGACCCGAATGGCAAAAAGGGAAATTCCCAACTTCTCCCGACTATGACCAATTGAAGAAGGGAACGCCCCCAACCACCTTCGAATCGGATCGTGAGCAACTTCAGCGATTATTGGAAAAAGTTCGCGAACTTCCGCTAAACCATCCGATGCCGGCCCATCCGGCTTTTGGGAAGATGAGCAGAAAAGAATGGGGTAGGTTGGGGTATCGACACCTTGACCATCACCTTCGACAATTCAATCGCTGA
- a CDS encoding alpha/beta fold hydrolase: protein MSPLPLVLLHGALGDVRQLQPLAKLLDDRSVISVNFPGHGTDAVHSTPFTMDDLAAAITQVMDEHQVERADMFGYSMGGYAALWLLHLQPDRVRRLFTLGTKLSWNPEIATREQANLQPEKIREKVPALMRSLAQRHGEEHWEKVVRSTAAMMQWLGSHPLKEEDFLFMTHEICLGLGDADKMVSLEETQRVLGYLNNGSLSSLAGTPHPLEQVDLTLLRDVLIRFLN, encoded by the coding sequence ATGTCCCCCCTGCCGTTAGTCTTATTACACGGAGCCTTAGGCGATGTCCGCCAATTGCAACCGCTGGCTAAATTGCTGGATGACCGTAGCGTCATCTCCGTCAACTTTCCCGGGCACGGAACAGATGCTGTGCATTCCACCCCGTTCACGATGGATGACCTGGCTGCTGCCATCACTCAGGTGATGGATGAACATCAGGTCGAACGGGCAGACATGTTCGGTTACAGCATGGGCGGTTACGCGGCCCTTTGGTTGCTGCACTTGCAACCTGACCGCGTCCGCCGCCTTTTCACCCTGGGAACCAAGCTTTCCTGGAATCCTGAAATCGCCACCCGGGAACAGGCGAATCTTCAGCCGGAGAAAATCCGGGAAAAAGTGCCCGCTTTAATGCGTTCACTCGCTCAGCGTCATGGCGAGGAGCATTGGGAAAAAGTCGTTCGATCCACCGCCGCCATGATGCAATGGTTGGGAAGTCACCCGTTGAAAGAGGAAGACTTCCTCTTCATGACGCACGAAATCTGCCTCGGTCTGGGTGATGCGGATAAAATGGTTTCGCTGGAAGAGACGCAACGCGTGCTGGGCTACCTGAACAACGGTTCACTTTCTTCGCTCGCCGGGACGCCCCATCCTCTGGAACAAGTCGATCTGACGCTTCTTCGCGATGTGCTGATCCGGTTCCTGAACTAA
- a CDS encoding cryptochrome/photolyase family protein — MILGDQLNAKHSWFRRKDDGILYLMMEVRQETDYVVHHIQKVLAFFHAMRSFAEALTAAGHHIRYLKLDDPDNQQDLTRNIDQIARATKARRLEYQLPDEYRLDLQLRNACLPTGEPYVSCDSEHFYTERTTLADHFSGKKTYLLESFYRMLRRKHGVLMAGDEPEGSKWNFDQENRSRYDGKVSVPTELQLKHDVTDLYATVVQVGVRTMGRVDPKALPWPKNRKESLRLLHWFCEQLLPFFGTYQDAMKSGEPFMFHSRLSFSLNTKMLSPREVVDAAVAAYRDRPDLISLPQVEGFVRQILGWREYVRGVYWANMPGYAERNFFSHVRELPGWYWNGETGMNCLHQTIRGSLDNAYAHHIQRLMITGNFALLAGVDPRAVDDWYLGIYIDAIEWVEITNTRGMSQFADGGLVGTKPYVSSGNYIDKMSDYCSGCDYDRKSRHGDKACPFNSLYWHFHQINRPLLEKNPRIGMVYRTWDKMSATERDKTLRQAEYYLENLDKL; from the coding sequence CTGATCCTGGGCGATCAGCTTAATGCAAAGCACTCCTGGTTCAGGAGAAAAGACGATGGGATCCTGTATCTGATGATGGAGGTCCGTCAGGAAACGGATTATGTCGTCCATCATATCCAAAAGGTATTGGCTTTCTTCCACGCGATGCGATCGTTTGCGGAAGCCCTGACCGCGGCCGGGCACCACATTCGTTATCTGAAACTGGACGATCCGGATAACCAGCAGGACCTTACCCGAAACATTGATCAGATAGCGCGGGCAACAAAGGCGCGCAGGCTTGAATACCAGCTACCGGATGAATATCGGCTCGATCTGCAATTACGCAACGCTTGTCTTCCGACGGGTGAACCGTATGTCTCCTGTGACAGCGAGCATTTTTATACCGAACGGACTACGCTGGCCGATCATTTTTCAGGGAAGAAGACCTACCTCCTGGAAAGCTTTTATCGCATGTTGCGCAGGAAACATGGGGTGTTGATGGCTGGAGATGAACCCGAAGGATCGAAGTGGAATTTTGATCAGGAAAATCGTAGCCGGTATGACGGGAAAGTCTCAGTTCCAACGGAACTACAGTTGAAGCATGACGTGACGGATTTGTATGCGACTGTGGTGCAGGTCGGGGTTAGGACGATGGGACGCGTCGACCCGAAAGCATTACCATGGCCGAAGAACAGGAAGGAGTCGCTTCGGTTGTTGCACTGGTTTTGCGAACAACTGCTTCCATTTTTTGGCACCTATCAGGACGCGATGAAATCCGGGGAGCCATTCATGTTCCACAGCCGCTTGTCCTTTTCCCTGAATACGAAAATGCTCTCACCCCGGGAGGTGGTGGATGCCGCGGTGGCTGCCTACCGCGATCGCCCCGACTTGATATCGCTTCCACAGGTCGAAGGATTCGTGCGACAGATCCTCGGGTGGCGGGAGTATGTCAGGGGAGTTTATTGGGCGAATATGCCCGGGTATGCGGAGCGAAATTTCTTTTCCCATGTCAGGGAATTGCCCGGTTGGTATTGGAACGGTGAAACCGGAATGAATTGCCTTCATCAAACCATCCGGGGAAGCCTGGACAACGCTTACGCCCATCATATTCAACGGTTGATGATCACCGGCAACTTTGCCTTGCTGGCAGGTGTCGATCCACGTGCTGTTGACGATTGGTACCTGGGCATTTACATCGACGCGATCGAATGGGTGGAGATCACGAACACCCGCGGCATGAGCCAATTTGCGGATGGAGGGCTGGTTGGAACAAAGCCATATGTCTCCTCGGGTAACTATATCGATAAGATGAGTGATTATTGTTCGGGTTGCGATTACGATCGGAAGTCACGGCATGGTGATAAGGCCTGCCCGTTCAATTCCCTCTATTGGCATTTTCATCAGATCAATCGCCCGCTGCTGGAGAAGAACCCGCGCATCGGGATGGTCTATCGTACCTGGGATAAGATGTCGGCAACGGAACGGGATAAAACACTGCGCCAGGCGGAATATTACCTGGAGAACCTGGACAAGCTTTGA
- a CDS encoding ABC transporter permease subunit — MIRLIWLELLKIAARPRSYIGFAVIFIFCTLVQFALYADGMEYIQFVTQNVEQSFVFEGKILNGSLVCFVILQALILQIPLLVALVTGDLISGEAAMGTLRLWLTRPASRASILFSKFFAGQLYTFLILVWLGILALGVSLLIFGQGDLIVLKTDELVIIPAYDVLWRFFAALAMAFLALSLVGALSMLLSCYSDNSIGPIITTMAIIILFTIIGSLDVPLFERIRPYLFTTHMNAWRSFFEEPIPWEQIRDSAIFVFGHIIVFLGIGLFHFNRKDILT, encoded by the coding sequence ATGATCCGCCTCATTTGGCTCGAGTTGTTGAAGATCGCGGCCCGACCCAGAAGCTACATTGGCTTCGCGGTGATCTTTATCTTTTGCACGCTTGTACAATTCGCGTTGTACGCGGACGGGATGGAGTACATCCAGTTCGTTACGCAGAACGTAGAGCAGTCGTTTGTATTTGAAGGGAAGATCCTGAACGGAAGCCTGGTTTGCTTTGTGATCTTGCAGGCGTTGATCTTGCAAATTCCCCTGCTTGTCGCCCTGGTCACCGGCGACCTCATCTCCGGGGAGGCTGCCATGGGTACCTTGCGGTTGTGGTTGACCCGGCCTGCATCGCGGGCCTCCATCCTTTTTTCGAAATTCTTTGCAGGACAGTTGTATACCTTCCTGATATTAGTCTGGCTGGGAATACTTGCATTAGGGGTCAGCTTGTTGATCTTCGGACAGGGCGACCTGATTGTCTTGAAAACCGACGAACTGGTGATCATCCCGGCCTACGATGTGCTGTGGCGATTCTTTGCCGCACTGGCCATGGCATTTCTGGCCCTGTCACTGGTTGGCGCTTTGTCGATGTTATTGTCCTGTTACTCCGACAACTCAATCGGCCCGATTATCACGACCATGGCGATCATCATCTTGTTTACCATCATCGGCTCCCTGGATGTGCCGTTGTTCGAACGCATCCGTCCTTATCTGTTCACGACACACATGAATGCCTGGCGCAGTTTCTTCGAGGAGCCGATCCCATGGGAGCAGATACGCGACTCGGCGATCTTTGTCTTTGGGCATATCATCGTGTTCCTCGGAATCGGCCTTTTCCACTTTAACCGGAAAGACATCCTTACATGA
- a CDS encoding ABC transporter ATP-binding protein has protein sequence MTPALTVENFRKTYGSFVAVDDLSFHVDQGDIYGFLGPNGAGKSTTIRALLGLIRPTGGQIKIFGQSLAADRAGAMRRIGSIVEKPDFYKNLSGRKNLELFAWLSKVRDARHRIDRMLELVGLSQRDRDAVKGYSHGMKQRLGLAQALLHDPDLIILDEPTTGLDPQGIVDLRKLLLQLQAEGKTIFLSSHILSEIELIATRMVIINKGRAIVEGTVAELLSREDLVVSFSFLSTPLSNNPPDDFPWIGRIQQRSSDHWILSLSDDEIPRVNEWLVGRGMAVTAIQSRRRLEDLFVRLTMEEGTMKGGKSR, from the coding sequence ATGACACCCGCCTTAACTGTTGAGAATTTCCGAAAGACCTATGGCTCTTTTGTCGCGGTCGATGATTTGTCCTTTCATGTTGACCAGGGCGATATCTACGGCTTCTTAGGACCGAATGGAGCAGGGAAGAGTACAACCATTCGCGCACTGCTTGGTCTGATCCGGCCTACCGGTGGTCAGATAAAGATCTTCGGACAATCGCTCGCGGCGGATCGGGCAGGTGCGATGCGTCGTATCGGATCGATCGTAGAAAAGCCGGATTTCTATAAGAACCTGAGTGGAAGGAAAAACCTGGAGCTGTTTGCCTGGCTCAGTAAGGTAAGGGATGCTCGCCATCGAATCGATCGGATGCTGGAACTGGTCGGATTGTCTCAGCGTGATCGCGATGCCGTGAAAGGTTATTCCCACGGAATGAAACAACGGCTGGGCCTTGCGCAAGCTTTGTTGCATGATCCGGATCTGATCATCCTGGACGAGCCCACGACCGGACTTGACCCACAAGGGATCGTCGACCTTCGCAAATTGTTGTTGCAGTTGCAGGCAGAAGGCAAAACCATTTTCCTTTCTTCCCACATCCTGTCCGAGATCGAGCTGATCGCCACCCGAATGGTGATCATCAACAAGGGCAGAGCGATCGTTGAAGGAACAGTAGCGGAGTTGTTGAGCCGGGAAGATCTGGTGGTTTCCTTTAGTTTTCTTTCAACGCCTCTTTCCAACAATCCGCCGGATGATTTTCCCTGGATCGGGCGCATTCAGCAGCGTTCCTCTGATCACTGGATACTATCCTTATCAGACGACGAGATCCCTCGCGTCAACGAATGGCTGGTCGGTCGTGGCATGGCTGTTACGGCTATTCAGTCCCGCCGGAGATTGGAGGATCTGTTCGTCCGATTGACCATGGAAGAAGGGACGATGAAAGGAGGGAAGTCGCGATGA
- a CDS encoding glutathione peroxidase: protein MKKWHSFISVPIMALIASCTRTAERPDDSGRSAAPIEFHSLVAKNLEGDLVGFDQFKGKTILLVNTASECGYTPQYEKLEKLYQQYSGRLVVVGFPSNDFGGQEPGDATQIRSFCSNNYGVTFPMFEKVRTSGRDIAPVYSWLTDKSKNGWNTQAPTWNFCKYLIDGEGQLLAFFPSSVEPDDPAILRLVK, encoded by the coding sequence ATGAAAAAGTGGCACAGTTTCATTTCCGTACCGATCATGGCCTTGATCGCATCCTGTACCCGTACTGCCGAGCGACCTGACGATTCGGGTCGTAGCGCCGCCCCGATTGAATTCCATTCACTAGTCGCCAAAAACCTGGAGGGTGACCTGGTTGGCTTCGATCAATTCAAAGGCAAGACCATCCTGCTGGTGAATACGGCGAGTGAATGCGGCTATACACCCCAATATGAAAAGCTGGAGAAGCTTTACCAGCAATACTCAGGCCGCCTTGTCGTTGTCGGATTTCCTTCGAATGATTTTGGAGGACAAGAGCCGGGTGATGCAACGCAGATCCGTTCCTTTTGCTCGAATAATTATGGCGTTACATTTCCCATGTTTGAGAAAGTGAGAACATCAGGACGTGATATCGCGCCGGTTTATTCCTGGCTGACCGATAAATCGAAGAATGGCTGGAACACGCAGGCGCCCACCTGGAATTTCTGCAAATATCTCATTGATGGAGAAGGTCAGTTGCTTGCCTTTTTCCCTTCATCGGTTGAGCCGGATGATCCGGCAATTCTCCGTCTGGTCAAATGA
- a CDS encoding DUF2256 domain-containing protein produces the protein MKKSDLPHKICVTCSRPFNWRKKWKRTWEQVRYCSERCRKSRSTN, from the coding sequence GTGAAGAAATCCGACTTGCCGCATAAGATCTGTGTAACCTGTTCCCGACCGTTCAATTGGCGAAAGAAGTGGAAGAGAACATGGGAGCAGGTCCGTTATTGCAGTGAGCGTTGTCGCAAGTCCCGAAGTACGAACTAG
- a CDS encoding SDR family oxidoreductase, with translation MGKFVVAGGRTGIGRALVNRLTNAGHDVLILGRTHPDSLPAGSSFCEVDFGNPEAQLPVVEGPISGLAYLPGTIRLKPFRGLKAHDFQEDLQINALGAIRLLQHVEGNLKGRDGGASVVLFSTVAVQTGMPFHSSIALAKGAVEGLARSLAAEWAPSVRINVIAPTLTNTELASSMLSNDQRKQAAIDRHPLKRILDPEEPASLAEWLLTGASQSVSGKVFSMDAGIGSLKTG, from the coding sequence GTGGGAAAATTCGTGGTTGCCGGTGGACGTACCGGAATAGGAAGAGCGCTCGTGAATCGCCTGACTAACGCTGGTCACGATGTGCTTATCCTGGGGCGGACGCATCCCGACAGCTTACCCGCAGGCAGCTCCTTCTGCGAAGTTGATTTTGGAAATCCTGAAGCGCAATTACCCGTTGTGGAAGGACCCATCTCCGGACTTGCATACTTGCCCGGTACGATCCGTCTCAAACCCTTCCGAGGTCTCAAAGCGCATGACTTCCAGGAGGATTTGCAAATCAATGCGCTGGGCGCGATCCGCTTGTTGCAGCACGTGGAAGGTAATTTGAAAGGAAGGGATGGTGGGGCTTCGGTGGTTTTATTCAGTACCGTGGCGGTGCAGACCGGAATGCCCTTTCACAGCAGTATTGCCTTGGCTAAAGGTGCTGTGGAAGGTCTGGCACGCTCTCTTGCAGCCGAATGGGCGCCCTCTGTTCGCATAAATGTGATTGCACCCACCCTGACCAATACAGAACTCGCCAGCAGCATGCTCTCCAACGACCAGAGAAAACAAGCAGCGATCGACCGGCATCCGTTGAAGCGCATCCTTGACCCGGAAGAGCCGGCCTCTCTTGCCGAGTGGCTTCTGACGGGTGCTTCTCAGAGTGTCAGTGGAAAGGTTTTCAGCATGGATGCTGGTATCGGTTCACTGAAAACGGGTTAA
- a CDS encoding YggS family pyridoxal phosphate-dependent enzyme, with product MLFNPQVLAELQQTCARYNACLVAVSKTKPVAAIEAVYQTGQRDFGENYVQELSEKAGQLPQDIRWHFIGHLQTNKVKQVVPYAHLIHGVDSKRLLSEINKEAGKSGKMIHCLLQVFIANEATKFGLSESELYSILDQLDAGALPHVQVSGLMGMATNTDEEQVIRAEFRHLKSVFDECKARYPKAAGHFTELSMGMTSDYRIALEEASTMIRIGSAIFGEREYARK from the coding sequence ATGCTTTTCAACCCCCAGGTTTTGGCGGAACTGCAGCAAACCTGCGCACGCTATAACGCTTGCCTGGTCGCTGTTTCCAAGACCAAACCTGTAGCTGCGATTGAGGCTGTCTATCAGACAGGTCAACGAGATTTCGGCGAAAATTATGTCCAGGAGTTGAGTGAAAAAGCCGGTCAATTGCCGCAGGATATCCGGTGGCACTTCATCGGTCACCTTCAAACCAACAAGGTCAAACAGGTCGTTCCCTATGCGCACCTCATACACGGCGTCGACAGTAAACGCTTGTTATCGGAGATCAATAAGGAGGCAGGCAAATCGGGTAAGATGATCCATTGCCTATTGCAGGTTTTCATTGCCAACGAGGCAACCAAATTCGGACTTTCCGAATCCGAACTGTATTCGATCCTCGATCAGCTGGATGCCGGAGCACTCCCGCATGTTCAGGTTAGCGGCCTGATGGGGATGGCCACCAATACCGATGAGGAACAAGTCATTCGTGCCGAATTTCGACACCTGAAATCCGTCTTCGACGAATGCAAGGCCCGCTACCCGAAAGCAGCCGGACATTTTACGGAGCTGTCGATGGGAATGACATCCGACTACCGGATAGCCCTGGAGGAAGCAAGCACCATGATCCGGATCGGTTCGGCAATCTTTGGCGAAAGGGAATATGCACGGAAGTGA
- a CDS encoding DMT family transporter: MHGSDLHPLGVLFALLTTITWAMGIFPFTQAARRLGIGPLNFFRLVLATCFIAVLAFMFPPSFLAIFGSHYFPAWCWLGLSGIIGLTVGDYFGFAMYAVLGARLGSVLTTFAPGAALVTGMLIVDEHMTWAGILGMVITIAGVIWISLSKSERERASDTRYGSIAKGIIYGVLAAFCQGAGLVLAKKGMLDQAAAGLPLHPVHATFMRLSIGTLSLLIMILLTRKWNQTVFPILINKEGGIRFAVLGTIFGPTLGVSLSLFTVAYLDAAAAQTIFSLVPVVALFLSYFLIREKITGKSLIGVLVAVSGVIILIWHRQLEALLHLAP; this comes from the coding sequence ATGCACGGAAGTGATCTGCATCCCTTAGGTGTACTCTTCGCCCTGCTGACCACGATCACCTGGGCGATGGGAATCTTTCCCTTTACGCAGGCTGCACGTAGACTGGGAATCGGGCCGTTGAATTTCTTCCGGCTTGTCCTCGCAACTTGCTTCATTGCCGTCCTTGCTTTCATGTTTCCCCCTTCGTTTCTAGCGATCTTCGGTTCACATTACTTTCCAGCCTGGTGCTGGCTCGGGCTATCAGGGATCATTGGTCTTACCGTGGGCGACTATTTCGGCTTTGCCATGTATGCTGTGCTGGGGGCCCGACTGGGTAGTGTCCTGACCACATTTGCTCCGGGCGCAGCACTGGTCACCGGCATGTTGATCGTGGACGAGCACATGACCTGGGCAGGAATACTCGGCATGGTCATCACCATTGCCGGCGTTATCTGGATCTCCCTCTCGAAATCCGAGCGCGAACGGGCAAGCGACACGCGTTACGGTTCGATCGCAAAGGGAATCATCTACGGTGTGTTGGCAGCCTTTTGCCAGGGCGCCGGTCTGGTTTTGGCCAAGAAGGGGATGCTGGACCAGGCTGCGGCCGGTTTGCCGCTTCATCCCGTCCACGCGACCTTTATGCGGCTTTCCATCGGAACGCTTTCTTTGTTGATCATGATCCTGCTAACACGGAAGTGGAACCAAACCGTATTCCCCATCCTAATCAACAAGGAAGGCGGTATTCGCTTTGCCGTCCTGGGCACGATCTTCGGTCCGACACTCGGAGTCAGTCTGTCACTATTTACGGTAGCATACCTGGATGCCGCTGCAGCCCAGACCATCTTCTCGCTTGTGCCGGTCGTTGCCCTTTTCTTATCTTACTTCCTGATCCGGGAGAAGATCACCGGAAAGTCCTTGATAGGTGTACTGGTGGCTGTGTCCGGAGTCATCATCCTCATCTGGCACCGACAGCTCGAAGCACTCCTCCATTTAGCGCCCTGA
- a CDS encoding DUF2723 domain-containing protein, with protein MQAPRYLPTVLLLACFLIPFFHYFLTCTDSLMFDDAAEFALVIKLGSIAHSPGTPAYILGGMIWNSLSSVFSSSLITRLNLFSVFLVSTAIALLYLALRNFLLLSRQESNASVRLELSAAFAALAFGLGPVTWSWANTIEVYGFQVFAMALLLFGLTSWKRSGRFPYLLLASIGWALGLSNHHLTMIVFSPFIPFFFLSDFFYVAAIESKSTKKKKSAAEAGTFSKLLAAIRSRDFIRFTLIAAVFTLTCYAWMFWRAQSDYAFMFGQPKDLGALFFHVRGGAYTKNITDTSSGMMAVRFPYFLNLTAQQLGIFLIPFFWGVYEMFRSRRRLTALVVLCFYALLFIYQVRNNQWASTDAYMLLPFLILSIPLAEGIFALTAKPWARILVPIALVLNFSLPGYAAHNRKTYPVSRDLMELLDASAPRNSVVIISDWTTVIQYYYYRIAENFRPDLTVLNYDIKFTHFRILPILYPAFYTKIQPEYDGFIEALRSEHPYQVVNTGCDLNTPYLLAKFKTLVAKMEKVCSEENRPFLIDPKGFVFYTQQGLISPQRHVSGCFVSSMPPDSISAAKFLPMDFTFLESPLLRHDPSCLDKLVDFQAMLDQHITYYGGVGDTLRARQAERSREKILKLQRELKQSMSFAYKK; from the coding sequence ATGCAAGCACCACGCTACCTCCCTACCGTTCTGCTTCTCGCTTGTTTCCTGATCCCTTTCTTCCATTACTTTCTGACCTGTACCGATTCGCTGATGTTTGACGATGCCGCGGAATTCGCGTTGGTCATCAAACTCGGATCCATCGCCCATTCACCGGGCACACCGGCCTACATCCTGGGCGGAATGATCTGGAACAGCCTGAGCTCGGTCTTCAGTTCAAGCCTGATTACCCGGCTCAACCTGTTTTCAGTTTTTTTGGTTAGCACCGCAATCGCGTTGCTCTATCTGGCGCTTCGGAATTTCCTGCTCCTTTCCCGCCAGGAGTCAAACGCGAGTGTTCGACTGGAACTATCCGCCGCCTTTGCCGCACTGGCTTTCGGCCTCGGGCCGGTTACCTGGTCCTGGGCCAACACCATCGAAGTATACGGATTCCAGGTATTCGCCATGGCACTCCTGTTGTTCGGTTTGACCAGTTGGAAGCGATCCGGCAGATTCCCCTATCTCCTCCTCGCTTCCATCGGCTGGGCTTTGGGTCTGAGTAACCATCACCTTACCATGATCGTGTTCTCTCCCTTCATTCCGTTTTTCTTCCTGTCCGACTTCTTTTACGTTGCTGCCATTGAATCGAAATCAACGAAAAAGAAGAAGTCTGCTGCCGAAGCTGGTACATTTTCGAAACTCCTTGCAGCCATCCGCTCACGTGACTTTATTCGATTCACGCTTATCGCCGCAGTTTTTACACTGACCTGTTATGCCTGGATGTTTTGGAGAGCGCAATCGGACTATGCCTTCATGTTCGGACAACCGAAAGACCTTGGTGCACTCTTCTTTCATGTTCGTGGCGGAGCCTATACGAAGAACATTACCGACACTTCGTCGGGCATGATGGCGGTTCGTTTCCCTTACTTCCTCAACCTGACGGCCCAACAACTGGGCATTTTCCTGATACCGTTTTTTTGGGGAGTTTACGAAATGTTCAGAAGCCGCAGACGATTGACGGCGTTGGTCGTCCTTTGCTTTTACGCTTTGCTCTTCATCTATCAGGTTCGTAATAACCAATGGGCCAGTACCGATGCCTATATGTTACTACCGTTTCTGATTCTTAGCATTCCGCTTGCCGAAGGTATCTTTGCCCTCACTGCTAAACCCTGGGCGCGCATCCTCGTTCCCATCGCCTTAGTCTTGAATTTTTCACTGCCCGGTTACGCCGCACACAACCGTAAAACGTATCCGGTAAGCAGGGATCTCATGGAATTGCTGGATGCATCGGCTCCGAGGAATAGTGTCGTGATCATCTCGGACTGGACAACGGTGATCCAGTATTACTACTACCGGATCGCGGAAAATTTCCGCCCGGACTTGACGGTTCTCAATTACGATATCAAGTTCACCCACTTCAGGATACTTCCGATCCTGTATCCTGCATTCTACACGAAGATCCAACCGGAATACGACGGTTTCATCGAAGCCTTGCGCTCCGAGCACCCCTACCAGGTGGTGAACACCGGCTGTGACCTGAATACGCCCTACCTCCTCGCGAAATTCAAGACGCTGGTCGCCAAAATGGAAAAGGTCTGTTCCGAGGAGAATCGGCCGTTCCTGATCGATCCGAAGGGATTTGTCTTTTATACGCAACAGGGACTGATCAGTCCACAACGGCATGTTTCGGGTTGCTTTGTTTCGAGTATGCCACCCGACTCGATCAGCGCGGCGAAATTCTTACCTATGGATTTCACCTTCCTGGAGTCCCCGCTGTTGCGCCATGATCCCTCCTGTCTGGATAAGCTGGTTGATTTTCAGGCGATGCTGGACCAGCACATCACGTATTACGGTGGCGTGGGCGATACGCTTCGGGCTCGTCAGGCAGAACGGTCGCGCGAAAAGATTCTCAAGCTCCAACGTGAGCTGAAGCAAAGTATGTCCTTTGCTTATAAGAAATGA
- the aroQ gene encoding type II 3-dehydroquinate dehydratase, giving the protein MKLLILNGPNLNLLGRREPEIYGNRNFEDYLVELKQHFRDIEFGYLQSNLEGELINALQAADGNWDGIIFNPAGYSHTSVALADTIAAVSTPVVEVHISNIHAREPFRQQSLTARNSRGVIGGFGLDSYRLAVESFRIR; this is encoded by the coding sequence ATGAAACTCCTGATTCTGAACGGACCGAACCTCAACCTTCTTGGAAGGCGGGAGCCTGAAATCTACGGCAACCGGAATTTTGAGGATTACCTGGTGGAATTAAAGCAGCACTTCCGTGACATTGAATTCGGGTATCTTCAATCCAACCTGGAAGGAGAGTTGATCAATGCACTTCAGGCAGCTGATGGGAATTGGGACGGCATCATCTTCAACCCGGCCGGCTACAGTCATACCTCTGTTGCCCTGGCAGATACGATCGCGGCTGTCAGCACGCCGGTGGTCGAAGTCCATATCAGTAACATTCACGCCCGGGAGCCTTTTCGACAGCAGTCCCTGACTGCCAGGAACAGCCGGGGAGTCATCGGCGGATTCGGACTGGACAGTTACCGACTTGCCGTGGAATCGTTTAGGATCCGATAG